Proteins encoded together in one Juglans regia cultivar Chandler chromosome 9, Walnut 2.0, whole genome shotgun sequence window:
- the LOC108997380 gene encoding beta-adaptin-like protein C gives MSGHDSKYFSTTKKGEIPELKEELNSQYKDKRKDAVKKVIAAMTVGKDVSSLFTDVVNCMQTENLELKKLVYLYLINYAKSQPDLAILAVNTFVKDSQDPNPLIRALAVRTMGCIRVDKITEYLCDPLQRCLKDDDPYVRKTAAICVAKLYDINAELVEDRGFLESLKDLISDNNPMVVANAVAALAEIQENSNSPVFEITSHTLSKLLTALNECTEWGQVFILDALSRYKAADAREAENIVERVTPRLQHANCAVVLSAVKMILQQMELISSTDVVRNLCKKMAPPLVTLLSAEPEIQYVALRNINLIVQRRPTILAHEIKVFFCKYNDPIYVKMEKLEIMIKLASDRNIDQVLLEFKEYATEVDVDFVRKAVRAIGRCAIKLERAAERCISVLLELIKIKVNYVVQEAIIVIKDIFRRYPNTYESIIATLCESLDTLDEPEAKASMIWIIGEYAERIDNADELLESFLESFPEEPAQVQLQLLTATVKLFLKKPTEGPQQMIQVVLNNATVETDNPDLRDRAYIYWRLLSTDPEAAKDVVLAEKPVISDDSNQLDSTLLDELLANIATLSSVYHKPPETFVTRVKTTAQRTEDDDYPEGSETGYSESSSHAADGVASPPTSSSSVPYSGARQPAPAPAPAPAPPAPVPDLLGDLIGLDNNAIVPIDQPVAPSGPPLPVLLPASSGQGLQICAQLTRQDGQIFYSLLFENGSQIPLDGFMIQFNKNTFGLAAAGPLQVPLLQPGASARTLLPMVMFQNMSQGPPSSLLQVAVKNNQQPVSYFNDKIPLQAFFTEDGRMERGSFLETWRSLPDSNEISKDFPDIVVNSMEATLDRLAASNIFFIAKRKHANQDVFYFSAKIPRGVPFLIELTTVIGTPGVKCAIKTPGPEMAPLFFEAIETLLKG, from the exons GATAAGAGAAAAGATGCTGTCAAGAAGGTGATTGCTGCAATGACTGTTGGGAAGGATGTTTCATCTTTGTTCACGGACGTGGTGAATTGCATGCAAACTGAGAATTTGGAGTTGAAAAAGCTTGTTTATCTGTATCTTATTAATTATGCTAAAAGTCAACCTGACCTAGCAATTCTCGCAGTAAATACATTTGTGAAG GATTCACAGGATCCAAATCCTTTGATTCGAGCTTTGGCTGTGCGGACAATGGGATGCATACGTGTTGATAAAATCACAGAATATTTGTGTGATCCCCTCCAGAGGTGTCTTAAG gATGATGATCCATATGTTCGCAAGACTGCAGCCATATGTGTCGCAAAACTTTATGACATAAATGCTGAGTTAGTTGAGGACAGAGGCTTTTTGGAATCTCTCAAGGATTTGATATCTGATAATAATCCAATGGTTGTTGCAAATGCTGTGGCTGCTCTTGCAGAGATACAGGAGAATAGCAACAGTCCCGTTTTTGAGATCACCAGTCATACGCTCTCAAAGCTACTTACTGCCTTAAATGAATGCACGGA GTGGGGCCAAGTTTTTATCTTGGATGCTCTTTCCAGATACAAGGCAGCTGATGCTCGTGAAGCTGAAAATATAGTTGAGCGAGTTACACCACGGCTACAACACGCTAATTGTGCAGTTGTACTTTCAGCTGTCAAG ATGATCCTCCAACAAATGGAACTTATCTCCAGTACGGATGTGGTTCGAAATCTTTGCAAAAAGATGGCTCCTCCTCTTGTGACATTACTTTCTGCAGAACCTGAGATACAATATGTTGCATTGCGAAACATCAATCTTATAGTACAAAGACGCCCAACAATCCTTGCCCATGAAATTAAG GTGTTTTTCTGCAAGTACAATGACCCAATATATGTGAAAATGGAGAAATTAGAAATCATGATAAAGCTTGCTTCTGACAGAAATATAGACCAG GTTCTTTTGGAATTCAAAGAGTATGCAACGGAAGTAGATGTTGATTTTGTCAGAAAGGCTGTTCGTGCTATTGGTCGCTGTGCCATCAAGTTAGAAAGAGCTGCTGAGCGATGCATAAGTGTTTTGCTCGAACTGATCAAGATTAAAGTAAACTATGTGGTTCAAGAGGCAATTATAGTCATTAAAGATATCTTTAGAAGATACCCCAACAC TTACGAGTCTATCATTGCAACACTCTGTGAAAGCTTGGACACTTTAGATGAGCCAGAAGCTAAG gCATCAATGATCTGGATAATTGGCGAATATGCAGAAAGAATTGACAATGCTGACGAGCTTCTTGAGAGTTTTTTGGAGAGTTTCCCGGAAGAGCCTGCACAAGTCCAACTGCAGTTGCTGACTGCAACGGTTAAACTTTTTCTTAAGAAGCCGACTGAAGGCCCACAGCAAATGATTCAG GTCGTTTTGAATAATGCCACTGTGGAGACAGACAACCCTGACTTGCGGGATCGTGCATACATATATTGGCGGCTCTTGTCAACTGATCCTGAG GCAGCTAAGGATGTTGTGTTAGCTGAGAAACCTGTGATAAGTGATGATTCAAACCAACTTGATTCAACTCTTTTGGATGAGCTTCTCGCCAACATTGCCACACTATCTTCTGTGTATCACAAGCCCCCAGAAACATTTGTTACCCGTGTGAAGACCACAGCCCAGAGAACTGAAGATGATGACTATCCTGAGGGGAGTGAAACGGGATACTCTGAGTCATCTTCTCATGCAGCTGATGGTGTTGCATCACCTCCAACTAGTTCAAGTAGTGTTCCATATTCTGGTGCAAGGCAACCAGCTCCTGCACCTGCACCTGCACCTGCACCTCCAGCTCCTGTGCCGGATTTGCTTGGTGATCTGATAGGCCTTGACAATAATGCTATTGTTCCTATTGATCAGCCTGTTGCTCCTTCTGG CCCTCCATTGCCTGTTTTACTACCAGCATCATCTGGCCAGGGTTTACAAATCTGTGCACAGCTGACACGGCAGGACGGTCAAATATTTTACAGTTTATTATTTGAGAATGGCTCACAAATTCCACTTGATGGGTTCATGATTCAGTTTAACAAGAATACATTTGGTCTTGCTGCTGCTGGGCCTTTGCAG GTTCCACTTTTGCAACCTGGGGCATCAGCTAGGACTCTTCTGCCCATGGTTATGTTTCAGAATATGTCTCAAGGTCCCCCAAGCTCACTTTTGCAAGTTGCTGTGAAAAACAATCAACAGCCAGTGTCCTACTTCAATGATAAAATTCCATTGCAAGCGTTCTTTACCGAGGATGGAAGAATGGAGCGTGGTAGCTTCCTTGAG ACATGGAGGTCCCTTCCTGATTCAAATGAGATTTCCAAGGACTTTCCTGACATTGTGGTGAACAGCATGGAAGCTACTCTAGACCGGCTGGCTGCATCAAACATCTTCTTTATTGCAAAGCGCAAGCACGCAAACCAGGATGTATTCTATTTCTCTGCTAAAATCCCTCGAGGGGTGCCATTTTTAATCGAACTCACTACTGTCATCGGAACCCCTGGGGTCAAGTGTGCGATCAAGACTCCAGGCCCAGAAATGGCGCCTCTATTCTTTGAAGCCATAGAGACTCTCCTCAAGGGTTGA
- the LOC108997381 gene encoding serine/arginine-rich splicing factor SR45a-like, protein MSYSREGRSVSPRGSISPSRRHRLRSRSLSRSRRSRSRSHESDDATNPGNNLYVTGLSTRVTTSEVEKYFGREGKVLDCHLVTDPHTRESRGFGFVTMETNEGAGRCIKYLNRSVFEGRLITVEKAKRKRGRTPTPGRYHGLRDNRRGHGRRRSRSHSPRRWGGDRDPYSRGRRGRSRSPYGSRRIDDNDSYRRRKERSWSAGGSRYTR, encoded by the exons ATGTCATACTCAAGGGAAGGAAG GTCTGTCTCCCCTCGAGGCTCTATTTCACCTAGCAGACGTCATCGTTTGAGGTCGAGGTCATTGTCAAGGTCGAGGAGAAGTCGGTCCAG GAGTCACGAATCTGATGATGCAACCAATCCTGGGAATAATTTGTATGTAACAGGACTGTCAACAAGAGTTACTACCAGTGAGGTTGAAAAGTATTTTGGCAGGGAGGGAAAG GTTTTGGATTGCCATCTGGTGACAGATCCTCACACTAGAGAATCCCGTGGATTTGGCTTTGTCACCATGGAAACGAATGAGGGTGCTGGGCGCTGTATCAAGTATTTGAATCGTTCAGTTTTTGAAGGTCGATTGATTACTGTGGAAAAG GCAAAAAGGAAGCGTGGCAGGACACCAACACCAGGAAGGTATCATGGTTTAAGAGATAATAGACGAG GACATGGACGTCGAAGGTCTCGAAGCCATTCGCCTCGCCGATGGGGGGGAGACAGGGATCCCTACTCAAGGGGCCGGCGAGGAAGATCACGCTCTCCATACGGTAGTAGGAGGATTGATGATAATGACTCATACAGGAGGCGGAAGGAACGTTCCTGGTCAGCAGGCGGTAGTCGCTACACCAGATAG
- the LOC108997465 gene encoding uncharacterized protein LOC108997465, which yields MLEPELCSSRVLSPFREESGDEELSVLPRHTKVIVTGNNRTKSVLVGLQGVVKKAVGLGGWHWLVLKNGVEVKLQRNALSVLEHPTGHEEDDDRDYDISSSSSDIGEKDNDFSTSIEFHKINKPRIRTKPWIPSASAKSTNRGSYREVHSIHTTQLRVNLAKLGTDSLWRYCRHFKLVSSSFHPSREQLLKAVQRHFAQLEVDEAQVIAEFVHAAAKRLKSTNKLIKREF from the exons ATGCTGGAACCTGAGCTATGTTCTTCTCGGGTTCTTTCGCCTTTTCGCGAGGAAAGTGGGGACGAGGAACTTTCCGTGCTTCCCAGACACACCAAGGTTATTGTTACTGGAAACAACAGAACAAAGTCTGTGTTGGTGGGTTTACAAGGCGTGGTCAAGAAGGCTGTTGGCCTCGGAGGTTGGCATTGGCTG GTTCTGAAAAACGGGGTTGAAGTGAAGCTGCAAAGGAATGCATTGAGTGTTCTGGAACATCCTACAGGgcatgaagaagatgatgaccGTGATTATGATATCTCTAGCAGCAGTTCTGATATTGGTGAAAAGGATAATGATTTCT CTACTAGCATTGAGTTCCACAAAATTAACAAGCCAAGAATTCGGACAAAGCCTTGGATCCCATCTGCATCAGCAAAGTCAACCAATCGTGGCAGTTACAGAGAAGTTCATTCGATTCACACAACTCAACTG AGGGTGAACCTGGCAAAATTGGGTACAGACTCATTGTGGAGATATTGCAGACACTTCAAGCTT GTTAGCAGCAGTTTTCATCCATCAAGGGAACAGCTGCTTAAAGCTGTGCAGCGGCATTTTGCCCag CTAGAAGTGGATGAGGCACAAGTGATTGCAGAATTTGTTCATGCTGCTGCCAAAAGGTTGAAGTCGACCAACAAACTGATAAAACGAGAATTCTGA